The following are from one region of the Bacillus methanolicus MGA3 genome:
- the flhA gene encoding flagellar biosynthesis protein FlhA, translated as MSAKDLPALLGVILIVAMLIIPFPTWLLSILIIINISLALLVLLTSMNIREPLQFSVFPSLLLLLTLFRLGLNVSTTRSILSNGDAGGVVETFGTFVIGGNLVVGLVVFLILVIIQFIVITKGAERVSEVAARFTLDAMPGKQMSIDADLNAGMISEQEARQRREKVGREADFYGSMDGASKFVKGDAIAGIIIVLINLIFGIVIGMLQKDMTISDAASHYSLLTVGDGLVSQIPALLISTATGIVVTRAASEGNLGTDITSQLLTYPKLLYITGGTIFFLGLFTPISDLLTLPIAGLLILGGYMLSRIPEPDKEHLQELNEEMETDEMKSPESVVQLLSIDPIEFEFGYGLIPLADTNQGGDLLDRIVMIRRQLAIELGLVIPVVRIRDNIQLQPNEYRLKIKGNEMARGELLLDHYLAMSPGEDDDSIEGIDTIEPSFGLPAKWITEEMKEKAEILGYTVVDPPSVVSTHITEVIKANAHELLGRQETKQLIDHLKESYPILVEEVTPTPLSVGEVQKVLAKLLKENVSIRNLPVIFETLADFGKVTTDTDLLTEYVRQALARQITNQYAGQEKTLKVITLSGKVEKKIAEGIQQTEHGNYLSLDPAVSQGILESLASQIEQLSLMDQTPVVLCSPAVRMYVRQLTERYFPQIPILSYNELEANVEVQSVGVVNVD; from the coding sequence ATGTCAGCAAAAGATCTTCCGGCATTGCTAGGTGTGATCTTAATTGTAGCAATGCTTATCATTCCGTTCCCAACATGGCTGTTAAGCATTTTAATAATTATCAACATTTCTTTAGCACTGCTTGTATTGTTAACTTCAATGAATATAAGGGAACCGCTCCAGTTTTCCGTTTTTCCGTCATTATTACTGTTATTAACGTTATTTCGTCTCGGACTGAATGTGTCAACGACCAGGTCGATCTTGTCGAATGGAGATGCCGGAGGGGTTGTTGAAACGTTTGGAACCTTTGTCATTGGAGGCAACTTAGTTGTTGGTCTTGTTGTGTTCCTTATTTTGGTCATTATTCAGTTTATCGTTATTACTAAAGGCGCTGAACGCGTTTCAGAGGTCGCAGCACGATTTACCTTAGATGCAATGCCGGGGAAACAAATGAGCATTGATGCAGATTTAAATGCAGGTATGATCTCAGAGCAAGAAGCAAGGCAGCGCCGGGAAAAAGTCGGCAGGGAAGCTGATTTTTACGGATCAATGGATGGTGCCAGCAAATTCGTAAAAGGTGACGCAATTGCTGGTATCATTATCGTACTCATTAACTTAATTTTTGGGATTGTTATTGGAATGCTGCAAAAAGATATGACGATCAGTGATGCAGCTTCCCACTATTCTCTATTAACAGTAGGGGACGGTCTTGTCAGTCAAATTCCCGCATTATTGATTTCAACCGCAACCGGTATTGTCGTAACGAGGGCAGCTTCCGAAGGGAATCTTGGGACTGATATTACTTCACAGCTGCTGACTTATCCGAAATTGCTTTATATTACAGGAGGTACAATATTCTTCCTTGGATTATTTACACCAATTTCGGATTTATTGACGCTTCCGATTGCCGGTTTACTGATTTTAGGAGGGTATATGTTATCCCGGATTCCAGAACCGGATAAAGAACATTTGCAAGAACTAAATGAGGAAATGGAAACCGATGAAATGAAAAGCCCTGAGAGTGTTGTCCAATTATTAAGCATTGACCCGATTGAATTCGAATTTGGGTATGGACTTATTCCACTGGCAGACACGAATCAGGGCGGGGATCTTTTGGATCGGATTGTCATGATCCGTCGCCAGCTGGCTATTGAATTAGGGTTAGTCATCCCGGTTGTCCGCATCCGCGATAATATTCAACTGCAGCCAAACGAATATCGGCTAAAAATAAAAGGGAATGAAATGGCCAGGGGTGAATTGCTTCTCGATCATTACTTAGCGATGAGCCCGGGAGAAGACGATGATTCAATTGAGGGAATTGACACCATTGAACCTTCATTTGGGCTTCCAGCCAAATGGATTACGGAAGAAATGAAGGAGAAGGCAGAAATCTTAGGATATACAGTCGTTGATCCCCCTTCAGTTGTCTCGACACATATCACTGAGGTCATTAAAGCAAATGCACATGAATTACTAGGAAGACAAGAAACGAAACAATTGATCGACCATTTAAAAGAAAGCTATCCGATCCTCGTTGAAGAAGTAACGCCTACCCCGCTTTCTGTCGGTGAAGTACAGAAAGTACTTGCAAAATTGTTAAAAGAAAACGTATCGATTCGGAATTTACCGGTTATTTTCGAAACGCTTGCTGATTTTGGAAAGGTTACAACGGATACAGACCTCCTGACTGAATATGTTCGCCAAGCACTCGCGAGACAAATAACGAACCAATATGCGGGACAGGAGAAAACATTAAAAGTAATTACTCTTTCCGGAAAAGTAGAAAAAAAGATTGCTGAAGGAATACAGCAAACGGAGCATGGCAATTATTTATCTTTGGATCCTGCAGTTTCTCAAGGTATTTTGGAGTCCCTGGCTTCCCAAATTGAACAATTGTCTCTCATGGATCAGACTCCGGTTGTACTATGTTCCCCGGCAGTAAGAATGTATGTCCGCCAATTAACCGAAAGATATTTTCCGCAAATACCGATATTATCTTATAACGAACTGGAAGCAAATGTTGAAGTACAAAGTGTCGGGGTGGTGAACGTAGATTGA